A window of Corallococcus macrosporus DSM 14697 contains these coding sequences:
- a CDS encoding N-acetylmuramoyl-L-alanine amidase family protein, whose amino-acid sequence MPKTFLLMRLGLALWAGAAASFETATVVPAPTWPAPGAPLTVAEVRFPKGFGKRRIYLDAGHGAEGNTGNKGVTCEDEETFTLRVAEDLAKRLEATGHFQVRLSRRPGERVPYAARVTAAEQWRAHAMLSLHSDSRGTATPWSPTPDQQCNRQDSAPGFTVLWSESAEATALLQAGRASLARALARRLGQAGFPPYDGVDYEGLYAIDTEQSGVFVAREPTHRQIFVLRKPRIPSVIIETHHALDFEEAARWREQRTLEAFAAAVAQGLVDALAPEAPAKASASAPR is encoded by the coding sequence ATGCCGAAGACATTCTTGCTGATGCGCCTGGGACTCGCCCTCTGGGCCGGGGCCGCCGCATCCTTCGAAACCGCCACCGTCGTCCCCGCACCCACGTGGCCCGCGCCGGGCGCGCCGCTCACCGTGGCCGAGGTGCGCTTCCCCAAGGGCTTCGGGAAGCGGCGCATCTACCTGGATGCGGGGCACGGCGCGGAGGGGAACACCGGCAACAAGGGCGTCACCTGCGAGGACGAGGAGACCTTCACCCTCCGAGTGGCGGAAGACCTGGCGAAGCGACTGGAGGCGACCGGCCACTTCCAGGTGCGCCTGAGTCGCAGGCCGGGCGAGCGCGTCCCCTACGCCGCTCGCGTCACCGCCGCCGAGCAGTGGCGCGCCCATGCCATGCTCAGCCTGCACTCCGACTCGCGTGGCACCGCCACGCCATGGTCTCCAACGCCGGACCAACAGTGCAACCGGCAGGACTCCGCGCCCGGCTTCACCGTGCTCTGGTCGGAGTCCGCGGAAGCCACCGCGCTTCTCCAGGCCGGGCGCGCGAGTCTGGCCCGTGCCCTGGCGCGGAGGCTGGGACAGGCAGGCTTCCCGCCCTATGACGGCGTTGACTACGAGGGCCTCTACGCCATCGACACCGAGCAGTCCGGCGTCTTCGTGGCCCGCGAGCCCACACATCGGCAGATCTTCGTGCTGCGCAAGCCGCGCATCCCCTCCGTCATCATCGAGACCCACCACGCGCTCGACTTCGAGGAGGCCGCGCGCTGGCGCGAGCAACGCACCCTGGAGGCCTTCGCCGCCGCCGTGGCCCAGGGACTCGTGGATGCGCTCGCACCAGAGGCCCCGGCCAAGGCCAGCGCGTCCGCGCCGCGCTGA